In Scophthalmus maximus strain ysfricsl-2021 chromosome 16, ASM2237912v1, whole genome shotgun sequence, the following proteins share a genomic window:
- the LOC118287568 gene encoding flocculation protein FLO11: MARPGRPVSESYQPICCSVSRSGSYSSEATIMGLEDEDEHAPIFSLSKSSMDVVMSAGPAHKRDPAWTRLELRRSSSTNTHSEQSAVTLQQLQPHVWHHSHQLSLTAQNVDVHSRIAKVQRWSACSSSTHSRSSTPDTMVWKGGMSRPSSLAQEVYSPAAPDSPLSKLSSPPTTPSPSTSPLHRPTLTPVDLLSSASTLTLSANQQDDLVASSPTPSPLPSPLQAHTSSPLPSDSPGLLQLAGTEDENLQENNLLSFQFPSPNPSCVSSVEETVLSDVGCLGDDLIQDGPGDSQLSEGGGVRSPEQMLSTLTPRSPAEGREAGRGAASVCHLELPPGGWRSPLVSSLSDSRLGECCRCNSREGTKAPRVDVFREEGTMASSRQMVDAEVQTISPIGSWWDLKRTTSTSNLDSQSILGSPPGSRLNLKSSVGSNSNLVSPSSSMFPVSSEEEEERRGDDPKWDNYSASSHDLERRRSCLKIHGEEKDERGRRGSMKQVQWDEDGMTWDVHGASVDPEVLSTAIKKHLELQNSPRTPRHSSKKKKAPKPPLISSAGNAIASELNPTATIRQHDETSTCTVDGESGDKPGVEEEGGDKNEEAVEVPRRLSRAEGNDAEEEDEVYGQDGSSHPRSPSRRSGHIRKKSMIRSLRRTGWCGGGSRKGNHDPGA; the protein is encoded by the coding sequence ATGGCGAGGCCTGGGCGGCCTGTGTCTGAGAGCTACCAGCCCATCTGTTGTTCAGTCAGCCGGTCGGGGTCTTACTCCAGTGAGGCCACAATCATGGGACTTGAGGACGAGGACGAACACGCGcccattttctccctctccaagAGCTCCATGGACGTCGTCATGTCCGCGGGCCCGGCGCACAAGCGCGACCCGGCCTGGACCAGATTGGAGCTGAGACGCAGCTCgagcaccaacacacactccgaGCAGAGCGCGGtgacgctgcagcagctgcagccgcacGTGTGGCACCACAGCCACCAGCTGTCGCTCACCGCCCAGAACGTGGACGTGCACAGCCGGATTGCCAAGGTGCAGCGCTGGAGCgcgtgtagcagcagcacgcaCAGCCGCAGCAGCACCCCAGACACGATGGTGTGGAAAGGAGGGATGTCACGTCCCTCAAGTCTAGCCCAGGAAGTCTACAGCCCCGCTGCACCGGACTCTCCTTTGTCCAAACTGTCCTCTCCACCAACCACGCCCTCCCCGtccacctcccccctccacaGACCTACTTTAACTCCTGTAGACCTTTTGAGCTCTGCTTCGACACTAACACTGAGCGCAAATCAGCAGGACGACTTAGTTGCGTCCTCTCCTACACCCTCACCACTGCCGTCACCCCTGCAGGCTCACACCTCCTCGCCCTTGCCTTCCGACTCCCCCGGTCTCCTCCAGCTCGCCGGCACAGAGGACGAGAATTTGCAGGAGAATAATTTGCTTTCCTTTCAATTCCCTTCCCCAAATCCCTCCTGTGTGAGCTCAGTGGAAGAAACTGTGTTGTCAGATGTTGGGTGCCTTGGTGACGACCTGATACAAGATGGTCCTGGAGACTCGCAGCTATCAGAGGGTGGAGGAGTGAGAAGCCCGGAGCAAATGTTGAGCACCCTGACTCCTCGTTCTCCAGCAGAGGGCCGGGAGGCGGGAAGAGGAGCAGCCTCAGTCTGCCACCTTGAGCTACCACCAGGAGGTTGGAGGTCACCACTGGTTTCTTCCCTGAGCGACTCACGGTTGGGCGAATGCTGCAGGTGCAACTCCAGAGAGGGCACAAAGGCTCCAAGGGTGGATGTGTTCAGGGAGGAAGGTACAATGGCTTCATCCCGGCAAATGGTGGATGCGGAGGTGCAGACGATCTCTCCCATCGGCTCCTGGTGGGACCTCAAGAGGACCACGTCCACCTCCAACCTGGACTCACAATCTATCTTGGGCTCACCCCCTGGATCAAGGCTGAACCTGAAGTCCTCAGTGGGCTCGAACTCCAACCTGgtgtccccctcctccagcaTGTTCCCAGTCAgcagcgaggaagaggaggagagacggggagacgaTCCAAAGTGGGACAACTATTCGGCGAGCTCCCACGatttggagaggaggaggtcctgTCTGAAGATCCACggggaggagaaggacgagCGGGGCAGGAGGGGCAGCATGAAGCAGGTGCAGTGGGATGAGGACGGGATGACGTGGGACGTTCACGGAGCATCTGTGGACCCGGAGGTGCTAAGCACGGCCATAAAGAAACATCTGGAGCTCCAGAACAGTCCCCGAACCCCGAGACACTcctccaagaagaagaaagctcCAAAGCCTCCTCTCATATCGAGCGCAGGGAATGCGATTGCATCAGAACTGAATCCAACTGCGACGATACGTCAACATGACGAAACGTCAACTTGTACGGTGGATGGTGAGAGTGGGGATAAAccaggtgtggaggaggaaggaggagataAGAATGAGGAAGCAGTCGAAGTTCCTCGGCGGCTGAGTAGAGCAGAGGGAAACGACGccgaagaggaggacgaggtgtaCGGACAGGACGGCAGCAGCCATCCAAGGTCACCCTCGCGCAGGAGCGGTCACATCCGAAAGAAGAGCATGATCAGGTCACTGAGGAGGACCGGGTGGTGCGGCGGAGGCTCCAGAAAGGGAAACCACGATCCAGGAGCCTAA